The Calditerrivibrio nitroreducens DSM 19672 genome window below encodes:
- the pnp gene encoding polyribonucleotide nucleotidyltransferase: MEKNIKSYEIRLGSNAEPIILETGWKAKQTNGSIWAKHGETVVLVTAVMSKKVPEDIDFFPLTVNYIEKFYSVGKIPGGFLKRESKPSDKETLIARLIDRPLRPIFPDGFRNEVQIVATVVSSDQKNSPDVLSINAASAALMISDIPFNGPVGAVRVGKLNGEYIINPDAELFDQLVMNIVLAGTEDAIVMVEAGLKNVSEEEVVEAFEKGHQAIREIIAVQKKMREELGLPKAEYKDFSVPADILEKVYAECKQSLFDAVMTKGKKEKYDAIERVKDEYFEKLKTELGEAFDQVESLYSEAYHEVEKKIFREITLENKIRVDGRRYDEIRPIDIEVGLLPRAHGSALFTRGETQALVSTTLGTKMDSQLVDDIEGNSSKRFMLHYNFPPFSVGEVGRMGAPGRREVGHGALAERALSFVIPDESDFPYTIRVVSEILESNGSSSMATVCGGCLSLMDAGVPVKDMVAGIAMGLIYEKGRYAILSDIMGIEDHLGDMDFKVAGTKDGITALQMDIKIEGLSMDLVREALAAARVGRLHILSKMQEVLASPRPDLSPYAPRFVTINVDPEKVGLIIGPAGKNIKAIIEETGVSIDILDGGVVNIFASSKDSIDSAISMIEAILGELTIDKVYKGKVKKLMDYGAFVEIAPGIEALLHVSQYSFEKVDDLSKYLKIGDVVEVKYLGKDERGRHKISRKATLEKITQSE, encoded by the coding sequence ATGGAGAAAAATATTAAGTCTTACGAAATAAGGCTTGGCAGTAATGCCGAGCCTATAATTTTAGAAACGGGATGGAAGGCAAAACAGACCAATGGTAGTATCTGGGCAAAACATGGTGAAACTGTGGTTCTGGTAACAGCGGTTATGAGTAAAAAAGTCCCAGAAGATATAGATTTTTTTCCTCTTACTGTAAATTATATAGAAAAGTTTTATTCAGTAGGTAAGATTCCCGGTGGATTTTTGAAGCGTGAAAGCAAACCTTCCGATAAAGAGACACTCATTGCAAGACTCATAGATAGACCATTGCGTCCCATTTTCCCTGATGGATTCAGGAATGAGGTACAGATAGTTGCAACAGTTGTATCAAGCGATCAGAAAAATTCACCTGATGTTTTGTCCATAAATGCAGCCAGCGCTGCCCTTATGATATCAGATATCCCTTTTAATGGGCCTGTTGGTGCTGTAAGAGTTGGGAAATTAAATGGGGAATATATAATCAATCCCGATGCCGAACTTTTTGACCAGCTTGTTATGAACATCGTACTTGCTGGAACTGAAGATGCAATTGTAATGGTGGAAGCTGGACTGAAAAATGTCTCTGAAGAAGAAGTGGTGGAAGCATTTGAAAAAGGACATCAGGCGATAAGAGAGATAATTGCAGTTCAAAAAAAGATGAGGGAAGAATTGGGTTTACCAAAAGCAGAGTACAAAGATTTTTCTGTGCCTGCGGATATTCTTGAAAAGGTCTATGCCGAATGTAAGCAGTCCCTCTTCGATGCAGTAATGACAAAAGGTAAAAAAGAGAAATATGATGCTATAGAACGTGTGAAAGATGAATACTTTGAGAAATTAAAAACTGAATTAGGCGAAGCGTTTGATCAAGTTGAATCTCTGTATTCTGAAGCTTATCACGAGGTGGAAAAAAAGATATTCAGGGAGATCACTCTTGAGAATAAAATCAGGGTTGATGGAAGAAGATACGATGAAATAAGGCCAATCGATATAGAAGTGGGATTATTACCAAGGGCTCATGGCTCTGCTCTTTTTACCAGAGGTGAAACACAGGCGTTAGTTTCCACCACTCTTGGCACGAAAATGGATAGTCAGCTTGTGGACGATATAGAGGGTAATTCATCTAAGAGATTTATGCTACATTATAATTTCCCACCGTTTTCTGTTGGAGAGGTTGGTAGAATGGGGGCTCCCGGAAGACGCGAAGTGGGGCATGGTGCTCTTGCGGAAAGGGCTTTGAGCTTTGTTATTCCTGATGAGTCAGACTTTCCTTATACAATAAGGGTTGTATCTGAAATACTTGAATCGAATGGATCTTCATCAATGGCCACCGTTTGTGGTGGGTGTCTTTCTCTGATGGATGCCGGTGTGCCGGTGAAGGATATGGTGGCTGGTATAGCAATGGGGCTCATTTATGAGAAAGGTAGATATGCTATTCTTAGTGATATTATGGGAATTGAAGACCATCTGGGTGATATGGATTTTAAAGTGGCCGGAACAAAAGATGGAATTACTGCCCTTCAGATGGATATAAAGATTGAAGGGCTCAGTATGGACCTTGTAAGGGAAGCTCTTGCTGCTGCCAGAGTGGGAAGGTTGCATATCCTTTCGAAGATGCAGGAAGTCCTGGCATCTCCAAGACCTGACCTATCTCCATATGCTCCAAGATTTGTCACTATAAATGTAGATCCTGAAAAGGTTGGGCTGATAATTGGACCAGCAGGAAAAAATATCAAGGCGATCATTGAAGAGACCGGTGTATCTATCGATATATTAGATGGTGGCGTTGTAAACATATTCGCAAGTTCTAAGGATTCAATCGATTCTGCAATATCCATGATAGAGGCTATTCTTGGGGAACTCACCATCGATAAGGTTTACAAAGGGAAGGTTAAAAAACTGATGGATTATGGTGCCTTTGTGGAGATAGCACCGGGTATAGAAGCTCTTTTACATGTTTCCCAGTACAGCTTCGAAAAAGTGGATGATCTCTCCAAATATTTGAAGATAGGTGATGTGGTGGAAGTAAAATATCTTGGTAAAGACGAAAGAGGAAGACACAAGATATCAAGAAAAGCAACGCTTGAAAAGATAACCCAATCGGAATAA
- the rpsO gene encoding 30S ribosomal protein S15, with amino-acid sequence MALDKALKQELIEKFKTSDQDTGSPEVQVALLTTRINQLTEHFKTHVKDHHSRKGLLMLVSKRRKLLDYLKRKDFNRYQQLIERLGIRK; translated from the coding sequence ATGGCATTAGACAAAGCATTAAAACAGGAACTCATTGAGAAGTTCAAAACAAGCGATCAGGATACCGGTTCTCCTGAGGTACAGGTTGCCCTTTTGACAACGAGGATCAACCAGCTTACTGAGCATTTCAAAACCCATGTAAAAGATCACCATTCAAGAAAAGGGCTTTTGATGCTGGTAAGCAAAAGAAGAAAGCTGCTCGATTATCTAAAAAGAAAAGATTTCAATAGATATCAGCAGTTGATCGAAAGACTTGGTATAAGGAAGTAA
- the truB gene encoding tRNA pseudouridine(55) synthase TruB yields the protein MIGFINLYKEKGVTSFSNINRLSKILGGCKVGHTGTLDPIAEGVLPVCLNEATKLASYLIAEDKEYLAGAVLGFKTDSYDTTGSLVAEGDGRIPSEEEIQKIINNLVGEVELEIPAFSAVNIKGKRAYELARKGLIENAGMRKSIIYDIKLVEYSYPNLTISLKVEKGTYVRSIINKIGEMLGTFGTMNKLLRVRSGFFHVDTALTVEEIGLMYRNRNYDFLIPVNRVLNWSRVIVKDQFVDMVRNGISIKRVNYKYIPDNLTEMVFVTDSKGVVLSIAERSEGEIPFKNIRVFKNENFKI from the coding sequence ATGATAGGTTTCATAAATCTTTATAAAGAGAAAGGGGTAACATCTTTTTCTAATATCAACAGACTATCAAAAATCCTTGGTGGTTGTAAGGTTGGGCATACCGGAACCCTTGATCCTATTGCTGAAGGGGTATTACCCGTTTGTCTCAATGAAGCAACAAAATTAGCTTCATATCTTATAGCAGAAGACAAGGAGTATCTCGCGGGAGCCGTATTAGGCTTTAAGACTGATAGCTATGATACTACTGGAAGCTTAGTTGCCGAAGGGGATGGCAGAATCCCTTCTGAGGAAGAGATACAAAAGATTATAAATAATCTTGTGGGGGAAGTGGAGCTTGAAATTCCAGCTTTCTCTGCGGTGAATATCAAAGGTAAGAGGGCATATGAATTAGCAAGAAAAGGGCTCATAGAAAATGCCGGTATGCGTAAGAGTATCATCTATGATATAAAGCTTGTTGAGTACAGCTATCCTAATCTAACAATATCTTTAAAAGTGGAAAAAGGTACCTACGTAAGAAGCATTATAAACAAGATAGGAGAAATGCTGGGTACTTTTGGGACTATGAATAAACTGCTCAGGGTCAGGAGTGGATTTTTTCACGTTGATACAGCTTTAACAGTTGAAGAGATAGGGTTGATGTATAGAAATAGAAATTACGATTTTTTAATCCCTGTAAATAGGGTATTAAATTGGAGCAGGGTAATTGTAAAAGATCAGTTTGTGGATATGGTTAGAAATGGTATTTCGATAAAAAGGGTAAATTATAAATATATTCCTGATAATTTGACAGAAATGGTTTTTGTTACAGATTCGAAAGGGGTTGTACTTTCAATCGCCGAAAGGAGTGAGGGGGAGATCCCTTTTAAAAATATACGTGTATTCAAAAATGAAAATTTCAAAATATGA
- the rbfA gene encoding 30S ribosome-binding factor RbfA, translating into MKKETFRDRRVGELLKEEISRIVQYEVKNPNIHGLIITDVVVTKDLSLARVYIRSFDGTDMEVLRQELDLAKNFIYSKLKKSIKIKKVPSLSFFVDNTLDYASKIEELLKQVKQQD; encoded by the coding sequence ATGAAAAAAGAAACTTTCAGAGATAGACGAGTGGGGGAATTGCTTAAAGAGGAGATCAGTCGTATTGTGCAATACGAGGTGAAAAACCCCAATATTCATGGTTTGATAATTACTGATGTTGTTGTTACAAAAGATTTAAGTTTAGCAAGAGTTTATATAAGAAGCTTTGATGGTACAGATATGGAGGTTTTGCGTCAGGAGCTCGATTTGGCCAAGAATTTTATATATTCTAAATTAAAAAAATCTATAAAAATCAAAAAGGTTCCCAGCCTCTCTTTTTTTGTGGATAATACGTTGGATTATGCATCAAAGATAGAAGAACTCTTAAAACAGGTTAAACAGCAGGATTAA
- a CDS encoding DUF503 domain-containing protein: MLIGSLLLKMNIPAARTLKDKRSVINSLKAKLRNKFNVSVAEVGDKDFWQSAEIAIVVVGDESALIDSQLQEVIKFVENTRDAFIVDIQQEIF, translated from the coding sequence ATGTTGATAGGTAGTTTGCTTTTGAAAATGAATATACCGGCTGCAAGAACACTAAAAGATAAAAGAAGTGTTATAAACAGTCTCAAAGCAAAACTGAGAAATAAATTTAATGTCTCTGTGGCTGAAGTGGGGGATAAAGATTTCTGGCAAAGTGCAGAGATAGCCATAGTAGTTGTGGGTGATGAATCTGCATTGATAGATTCCCAGTTGCAGGAGGTAATTAAATTTGTGGAAAATACAAGAGATGCTTTCATCGTTGATATTCAACAGGAGATATTTTAA
- the infB gene encoding translation initiation factor IF-2, giving the protein MNRFRISELVRKGLGKFDEISEKLKSVGVAISSENDEVTEEQLASAGFDIKRISLDKRQELIKQAMDRRKRHSKVTEVIVKDQKSVMDDTKKKLTKEELLKKKLELEKSLQKVDEEREKLRDEKLKAETKKDDTVSSNVPDEVETSKNSDIILENKSIDVQVSENDQETINKSDEVQAPSEDEKGIDKKSEKISDEVLVQKEEIVIKTDESQVVKQKSEEPKTHKKEEHHKKPYQGKKPWEKRPHQDRKDASSPQGQQREDQGRQQNRPDNRSEARKGDHQRGGRPPYQGQQRDGGSYRDRPSGGRPQGDRPQGGRPQGDRAGFDKGKRTDFKKEETSSKDKSIFSPMSDVLIEDKELIVKKKKWEEDVPSPIVEEKDIESKKIKVKKSSSKKEKNLKQNLLEDLELLQIETGVIEPEPTIDELEEIDQKPKKQAKLKDRDREKEKEVVKEVKQPSKPTRITIGESITVSDLAGLLGIRIPDIIKKLMTIGIMATANQSIDAETVQLIAMDYGIDVEVKTISEEDLLPNYESKPENLKPRPPIVTVMGHVDHGKTSLLDAIRKTKVAEKEAGGITQHIGAYEVDIDRGKIVFLDTPGHEAFTTLRARGANVTDIVILVVAADDGVMPQTKEAIDHAKAAGVKIVVAINKIDKPNANPERVKTQLAEYGIIPEEWGGEYQFQEISAKNRINIDDLLERVLLEAELLELKGDYVKPAEGIIIESRLDKQKGVSVTLIVKDGVLKVGDIFVAGTHYGKVRALYNYAGRSIKEAGPSIPVELMGFSEVPEPGETLIVLPNEKLAKQIVEIRLQKQREKDEAARAKLSLDDIFNKIKEGEIKDLNIILKADVQGSLEALKSSLAKLSNSEVKVKIIHDGVGGINESDVLLALASKAIIIGFNVRPDAKARTVAEREKIDIRLYSVIYEAIEEVQKAIEGMLKPELKENIIGKVEIRKVFNVPKVGKVAGCYVLEGKIVRNSNVRIIRDNIVIYTGKINSLKRFQDDVKEVVAGYECGLGIANYNDIKEGDILEVFEIVEEKRLLKDVE; this is encoded by the coding sequence ATGAATAGATTTAGAATTTCAGAGCTTGTGAGAAAAGGGCTGGGAAAATTTGACGAAATTAGCGAGAAATTAAAAAGTGTTGGTGTGGCGATTTCAAGCGAGAATGATGAGGTTACAGAAGAACAGCTTGCATCAGCAGGTTTCGATATTAAAAGAATTTCATTGGACAAGCGTCAGGAATTGATCAAACAGGCGATGGATAGAAGGAAACGCCATTCAAAAGTTACAGAAGTGATTGTGAAGGATCAGAAGTCTGTGATGGATGATACAAAGAAGAAACTCACTAAAGAGGAACTGCTGAAAAAGAAATTAGAGCTTGAAAAGAGCCTTCAGAAAGTAGATGAGGAAAGAGAAAAATTAAGAGATGAGAAGCTAAAGGCTGAAACGAAAAAGGATGATACAGTAAGTAGTAATGTACCAGATGAAGTAGAGACCTCTAAAAATTCAGATATAATTTTAGAAAACAAATCAATCGATGTTCAAGTTTCAGAAAATGATCAAGAAACTATTAATAAATCTGATGAAGTTCAAGCCCCTTCGGAAGATGAAAAGGGCATAGATAAAAAATCCGAAAAGATTTCTGACGAAGTTTTGGTTCAAAAAGAAGAGATTGTTATAAAAACTGACGAGTCTCAGGTGGTGAAACAGAAATCTGAAGAACCGAAAACTCATAAGAAAGAGGAGCATCATAAAAAGCCTTACCAGGGGAAAAAGCCATGGGAGAAAAGACCCCATCAGGATAGAAAAGATGCATCTTCTCCTCAGGGGCAGCAAAGAGAAGATCAGGGGAGACAGCAAAATAGACCGGATAACAGATCTGAAGCCAGGAAAGGGGATCATCAGAGGGGTGGAAGGCCACCTTATCAGGGACAGCAGAGGGATGGTGGCTCTTATAGAGATAGGCCTTCAGGAGGAAGACCTCAGGGGGATAGACCTCAAGGTGGTAGACCGCAGGGGGATAGGGCAGGTTTCGACAAAGGGAAAAGAACTGATTTTAAAAAAGAAGAGACATCTTCTAAGGATAAATCTATCTTCTCTCCTATGAGTGATGTGTTGATAGAAGATAAAGAGCTTATTGTCAAAAAGAAGAAGTGGGAAGAGGATGTTCCATCTCCAATAGTTGAAGAGAAAGATATAGAATCAAAAAAGATAAAGGTAAAAAAGAGTTCGTCTAAGAAAGAGAAAAATTTAAAACAGAATCTTCTTGAAGATTTAGAGCTTTTGCAGATAGAAACGGGAGTTATAGAGCCAGAGCCGACTATTGATGAACTGGAAGAGATAGACCAAAAACCTAAAAAACAGGCTAAGTTAAAAGATAGGGATAGGGAAAAGGAAAAAGAGGTAGTAAAAGAGGTAAAACAGCCTTCAAAACCTACCAGGATAACTATTGGGGAAAGTATTACCGTAAGTGATTTAGCTGGGCTATTGGGGATACGCATTCCTGATATAATCAAAAAGTTGATGACTATTGGAATAATGGCAACTGCAAATCAATCCATTGATGCAGAAACGGTGCAATTGATAGCTATGGATTATGGCATTGATGTGGAAGTTAAAACGATTTCCGAGGAAGATCTTTTACCAAATTATGAGAGTAAGCCTGAAAATTTAAAACCCAGACCACCTATTGTTACTGTTATGGGTCACGTTGACCATGGAAAAACCTCCCTTCTGGATGCAATAAGAAAAACAAAGGTTGCTGAAAAGGAGGCAGGTGGAATTACTCAGCATATTGGAGCCTATGAGGTTGATATAGATAGAGGAAAGATCGTATTTCTTGATACTCCGGGGCATGAGGCTTTTACCACTTTGCGTGCCAGAGGGGCTAATGTAACTGATATAGTAATTTTAGTGGTTGCTGCAGACGATGGTGTAATGCCACAGACAAAAGAGGCTATTGATCATGCGAAAGCTGCTGGTGTAAAGATAGTTGTTGCTATAAACAAGATAGACAAGCCAAATGCAAATCCAGAGAGGGTTAAGACGCAGTTGGCAGAATATGGAATAATACCTGAAGAATGGGGTGGGGAGTATCAGTTTCAGGAGATTTCTGCTAAAAATAGAATAAACATTGATGATCTGTTGGAAAGGGTCCTTCTGGAGGCTGAATTATTAGAGCTGAAGGGGGATTATGTTAAACCGGCAGAAGGGATAATAATAGAATCCAGGCTGGATAAACAGAAGGGTGTATCTGTTACTCTTATTGTTAAAGATGGTGTTTTGAAAGTAGGTGATATTTTTGTAGCCGGAACGCATTATGGGAAGGTAAGGGCATTGTATAACTATGCTGGTAGGAGTATAAAAGAAGCTGGTCCATCAATCCCTGTGGAGCTTATGGGGTTTAGTGAAGTACCAGAACCTGGTGAAACGCTTATAGTCCTTCCTAATGAAAAGTTGGCAAAACAGATTGTGGAAATTCGACTACAAAAACAGAGGGAGAAGGATGAGGCGGCAAGGGCGAAACTCTCTCTGGATGATATATTTAATAAGATAAAAGAGGGTGAAATAAAGGATCTAAATATCATATTAAAAGCTGATGTTCAGGGGTCACTTGAGGCTTTGAAATCTTCACTGGCTAAATTGTCCAATTCTGAAGTGAAGGTAAAAATAATTCATGATGGTGTTGGCGGAATAAATGAATCTGATGTTCTTCTGGCTCTTGCTTCAAAAGCTATTATTATAGGTTTCAACGTTCGCCCTGATGCGAAAGCAAGGACTGTGGCAGAAAGGGAGAAGATCGATATCCGACTCTATTCTGTTATTTATGAGGCTATAGAAGAGGTTCAAAAAGCAATAGAGGGTATGCTGAAACCTGAGCTTAAAGAGAATATAATTGGTAAAGTGGAGATAAGAAAGGTATTTAATGTTCCTAAAGTTGGTAAGGTGGCGGGCTGTTATGTGCTTGAAGGTAAAATTGTTAGAAATTCTAACGTTAGGATCATAAGGGATAATATAGTAATTTATACCGGCAAAATTAACTCTCTAAAGCGTTTTCAGGATGATGTAAAAGAGGTTGTGGCTGGTTATGAGTGTGGACTTGGCATAGCCAACTACAATGACATTAAAGAGGGTGATATTTTGGAGGTCTTTGAAATAGTTGAAGAAAAAAGATTGCTCAAGGATGTTGAGTAA
- the nusA gene encoding transcription termination factor NusA — MLKEILKVADEIVREKGFSRKIISNALRDAIYTALVKKLGKYGEPVVEIDLEKNIFNISVPKEVVEDVDSVWHEILLDDALKIDKDAYLGKVIMVPVTIEEIGRQLATTVKTRLFEKLRDAEKDIVYSEFQGKVGEIITGIVLKSDKEGVTVSIGKTEAILPKKEMIPGDYYTRGDYIRALLLEIKLIKGWPQLVLSRTHPQFLKKLFESEIPEVFDGLVEVKSVAREPGDRAKVAVYSTSSNIDPVGACIGLKGVRINAISNELKGEKIDVIQWSPDPVKFVCASISPAEVLLTNIFEDESTIEVVVPDDQLSLAIGKRGQNVKLASILTGWKLDILKESEYKELRKQRLIEQEQEMKEFYMIYSLDNLTVLTDEMISKLVAAGVTDLEKLADTDVDRISEILNISHEDAINILNAALDYLASVLEE; from the coding sequence ATGCTTAAAGAGATTTTAAAAGTAGCAGATGAGATAGTTAGAGAAAAAGGTTTCAGTCGTAAAATAATTTCCAATGCTTTGAGGGATGCTATATATACAGCGCTTGTAAAGAAATTGGGTAAATATGGTGAGCCTGTAGTTGAGATCGATCTTGAGAAAAACATTTTCAACATATCTGTACCAAAAGAGGTTGTGGAGGATGTTGATAGTGTATGGCATGAAATACTGCTTGATGATGCTCTCAAAATAGATAAGGATGCCTATCTTGGCAAAGTAATCATGGTGCCTGTAACGATAGAAGAAATTGGTAGGCAGCTTGCAACTACTGTAAAGACAAGATTGTTTGAAAAATTAAGAGATGCAGAAAAGGATATTGTATATTCTGAGTTTCAGGGTAAAGTGGGGGAAATTATCACAGGTATAGTGTTGAAGTCTGATAAGGAGGGTGTAACAGTTTCGATTGGTAAAACAGAGGCTATTCTTCCTAAAAAAGAGATGATCCCCGGCGATTATTATACAAGGGGTGATTATATAAGGGCTTTGCTGCTGGAGATAAAGCTGATAAAAGGTTGGCCACAGCTTGTTTTAAGTAGAACACATCCTCAGTTTTTGAAGAAGCTTTTTGAATCTGAGATTCCAGAGGTATTTGATGGACTTGTTGAGGTGAAAAGTGTGGCAAGGGAGCCGGGTGATAGGGCAAAAGTTGCAGTCTATTCCACAAGTAGCAATATAGATCCAGTTGGAGCCTGTATTGGTCTTAAAGGTGTCAGGATAAATGCCATAAGCAACGAATTAAAAGGTGAAAAGATAGATGTAATTCAGTGGTCTCCAGACCCCGTAAAGTTTGTCTGTGCATCGATATCACCGGCGGAGGTACTTCTTACCAACATTTTTGAGGATGAGTCCACTATTGAAGTTGTAGTGCCTGATGATCAATTATCCCTTGCGATTGGTAAGAGGGGTCAAAATGTAAAACTTGCATCAATACTCACCGGCTGGAAGCTTGATATATTGAAGGAGAGTGAGTATAAAGAGCTTAGGAAACAAAGGCTTATCGAACAAGAACAGGAGATGAAGGAATTTTACATGATCTACAGCCTGGACAATTTGACTGTATTGACGGATGAGATGATTTCAAAGCTTGTGGCGGCAGGGGTTACGGATCTTGAAAAACTGGCGGATACAGATGTTGATAGAATATCTGAGATTCTTAATATAAGTCACGAAGATGCTATAAATATTTTGAATGCTGCTCTTGATTACCTGGCATCAGTGCTTGAAGAGTAA
- the rimP gene encoding ribosome maturation factor RimP encodes MFSQNIHIVERVKEYSEKIAPKFGVEIFDVKFVREPSGYTLRIFLDKENLTLEDCANFSKEISKWLDKEDLIPHKYNLEVSSPGLNRPLRNIDDYKKYIGRKCKVELFKKDSSGRKNYTGYIKGVDGEVILIDLKKEEISLSYSDIKKGNLEFEIKG; translated from the coding sequence ATGTTTAGCCAAAATATCCATATCGTAGAAAGGGTTAAAGAATATTCTGAAAAAATAGCTCCGAAATTTGGGGTGGAAATTTTCGATGTGAAGTTTGTTAGGGAGCCTTCTGGATATACACTAAGAATATTTCTTGATAAGGAGAATCTTACGCTTGAAGATTGTGCCAATTTCAGTAAAGAGATCTCGAAATGGTTGGACAAAGAGGATCTGATTCCACATAAATACAATCTTGAGGTTTCAAGTCCCGGTCTTAATAGACCATTAAGGAATATAGATGACTATAAAAAATACATTGGGAGAAAATGTAAAGTGGAGTTATTTAAAAAAGACTCTTCCGGAAGAAAGAACTATACCGGGTACATTAAGGGTGTGGATGGTGAAGTTATTCTTATAGATTTAAAAAAAGAGGAGATTAGCTTAAGTTATAGTGATATAAAAAAGGGGAATCTTGAGTTTGAAATTAAGGGATAG
- the tpiA gene encoding triose-phosphate isomerase, with protein MRRSLIAANWKMNLTFDDALSFVSSFKEFKFDTKKIDVLIAPPFPYLSDLGKALKKINKKIILSAQNIHFESSGAYTGEVSAEMLKSIGINWTIIGHSERRQYFGDTDIIVNKKVKKALENGLNVILCVGEQLPEREAGIEKELVISQLGMALYGVESDNISRIVIAYEPVWAIGTGKTARSSDAEEMHRSIREYIRSKYGRKIANNVRIIYGGSVKPDNISDLMSMPNIDGALVGGASLKFESFAKIISY; from the coding sequence ATGAGAAGATCTTTGATTGCAGCGAATTGGAAGATGAATCTAACTTTTGATGACGCTCTTTCATTTGTAAGTTCTTTTAAGGAATTTAAATTTGATACAAAAAAGATAGATGTTTTGATCGCACCACCATTTCCATATCTATCGGATCTTGGGAAGGCTCTAAAAAAAATAAATAAAAAGATTATTTTGTCAGCCCAAAATATCCATTTCGAATCATCTGGAGCTTATACTGGTGAAGTATCTGCGGAGATGTTGAAATCTATTGGTATCAATTGGACTATTATCGGACATTCGGAGAGGAGACAGTACTTTGGGGATACCGACATTATTGTAAACAAAAAGGTTAAAAAGGCTCTCGAGAATGGATTAAATGTTATTCTTTGTGTTGGGGAGCAACTCCCAGAGAGGGAGGCTGGCATTGAAAAAGAGCTTGTGATAAGTCAGCTTGGGATGGCACTTTATGGTGTGGAAAGTGATAATATCTCCAGAATAGTTATAGCTTATGAGCCTGTTTGGGCTATAGGGACGGGCAAGACAGCCAGATCTTCAGATGCCGAAGAGATGCACAGGTCCATTAGGGAATATATAAGAAGTAAGTATGGAAGAAAAATTGCCAATAATGTAAGAATTATTTATGGTGGAAGTGTAAAGCCTGACAATATCTCAGATCTTATGAGTATGCCAAACATTGATGGTGCACTGGTGGGTGGGGCAAGTCTAAAATTTGAAAGTTTTGCTAAAATTATAAGTTATTGA
- a CDS encoding bactofilin family protein → MLRDKKKDEEITINAFLGNKTNFTGTLVFDGIVRIDGFFKGNIVSSDTLVIAKGANVEADVETSVVKISGNFKGTIKAKSIVELFKPAVVEGTIITQALKVEEGVILNGSVNMAKNEDKGVEQ, encoded by the coding sequence ATGTTAAGGGATAAGAAAAAAGATGAAGAAATTACGATCAATGCTTTTTTGGGCAATAAAACTAATTTTACCGGTACTCTCGTATTTGATGGTATTGTTAGGATAGATGGTTTTTTTAAAGGTAACATAGTATCTTCCGATACATTGGTAATAGCCAAAGGTGCAAATGTGGAGGCTGATGTGGAGACTTCGGTTGTAAAGATCTCGGGTAATTTTAAGGGTACTATAAAGGCAAAATCTATTGTTGAATTATTCAAACCAGCAGTAGTTGAAGGTACAATCATTACTCAGGCTTTAAAGGTAGAAGAAGGGGTAATTTTAAATGGTAGTGTCAACATGGCTAAGAATGAAGATAAGGGGGTAGAGCAATGA